The window GATGGTTGAGGGCACTGCAATCTCCAAATTGGTCTGTTTTGCCAGAAGATGCTCGAGTGGGGATGGTGAACATTTCCTGaaaatacagaaaaaaaatcaataatttctCTACGTTTTGGTGGGGTATTGTGTGGATGAGAGTTTGGTGTTTTTAATCACTCCCATTTAGTTTTAATCTAAAAGAGGCACTTCTGTGTCCATTTGATTTTATTCGCAGATCAGTCTTCAATCTTGTGAGAAAAGATGAAGCTTGTATTTTTATGCAACAAGGTTTGTGTGCTTCCCATTTTTGCATTCAAGATACTTTTTACCAACTGGCCTAATTTATACCGCTATGTGAATTTTTGCCTGTCCCCATCTATGAAGCCAACAATGTCTCAAGTAAATTTGATTACTCATTAGGACAATCGGCAGGTTCTGGGCAAAATATAGCCATACGTGTAGGCTTACAATTTGTCAGTGGTTCGCTGATTTTGTACATCAAATAAAGAGGGCATGGTGGAAAATCCCTCTAATGTGTATCTTCCCAGATTTTGTGGAGTTTTGTAACCTCATCACTTGTAGCATCCAGGTTTACCACTGTGTGCGGCAAAACATGTCCAAATGGCCTGAGTTCCGATTCTTCCTCAATAGAGTGTGAAACTTTGTGAATCAAGCAAGTGATTGAGATTCATCAATTCTGCAGTAGCATGTGTTTTACTACTAATCAATTGTATAAATAGTTGAGATAAATTTCAGTTCGTGTTTCGGTCTTAATGAATTTCGACTTGATTTCCCCTTGTTACATGTTTTTAATCGGCCATTTGTAGAGGTAAAAAGTAATCTCCATCACGTTTTAGATAAATTCCATTCGAAAATTACCacctctttcattttttttgggtagAAATTACAACCTCTTTCTAAGTACCACttgttgtaattttttctcccaaaagaaaataaataaataagtgaaagaaaagaagggtattctatttttttataatataatctaattttaaGAGACGAAtaagtgaaaataatttatatttttaattgcaaGTAGGAGTATCCTgtcattaaatgtctcatatttgatcggaaattgtttgactttaaaGGAGTTTGACTTTAAACGAGTAGTAAAGTTGGTAGAAAAGTTattggaatgtgagacctattttatatattgattttatatgtAAAGTCCATTtactaaatatattaaaagtaaaatgagaaatttattAGTGGACggaagagaaaaaggaaaaataagacATTTAATGGTGGACGGAGTATAAAAGTACTGTGTAATATGATAGGTTTAGAGGGTTAATTACACAAGAACATAGGAGTCGTATACAAGGCTTCGGAAAATATTTTTCGAACTGCACCTCAAATGGCGACATCATTCAAATTCAAGCCCTTGACGATTTCGATCCTTCTACTCTTCCTCTACAATGCAATCGCCTCAAGTGCGTCCGGTTCTTCTTCTACCACGATGCACACCAACAATTGGGCTATTCTTGTCTGTACCTCCCGCTTCTGGTATTGTACTTTTCTTGTACTCCACCTTTATCCCGATTTATTCGATTTTGGCTGAATTGCTGAAAATTTCTGGAGAATTTTGTTATGAAGGAACCTTAGAAATAGTAGGCGAGTTATTGGAGCTCTTACTGTATGgtttgttttgtaaaaattcgTAAAGGAATGATCTTTTGATAGGGAACATGTTGTTGGTAGATCAGTTGATAAGAAAAGACAACGACTTTCTTCGTGGCAACCATAAATGTTTACTGTATGACCGAAttactgtttttaattttgagtgTAAAGCAAATCGAATGCTAGATTTATTATCTATGCTGTTGAACTATTATAGTAGTGATTCTACATTGTTGTTATTTCAGCTTGTTCGTGTAACCAgcatttaattcaatttttcccaaaatttatcTTTCAGGTTTAATTATAGGCATATGGCCAATACTTTATCCTTATACAGGTAAGCAGGATCTATTCTTCATCccaatgtgtgtgtgttggttttttatttgttactaCTAACGTGTTAGGaaacaaattatatagtagtaaatGATTTTGGCTTATAAACTCTTCGTGTTTAGAACGGTGAAACGATTAGGAATTCCAGATGAGAGGATAATTCTCATGCTGGCTGATGATATGGCTTGCAATGCTCGGAACAAGTATCCTGCCCAGGTCTTCAACAATGAAAACCACCGACTCAACTTGTATGGAGACAATGTTGAGGTGGGCTCAAACTTTTAGTGTGTAAACCCTTCTACTCTATTTTATGGGACTAAGAAGCAGTCACATGTTATGACATGAATTGTTATTAACTCTAAGACATTTCAGGGAAACTTAAAAGATAAAcgttcatttttcatttatgcaTTGCAGAACTTGTTTGCTTTTCCATGAACACTGTCATAAGAAGAGTATGCAATACAGACTGTTTCACTTTAACATTTCGATCTTTCCGCTCTGCAAAATGATACGATTGCTTATTCTGAAAATGTTTTGCAAATATTAGGTAGACTACCGAGGTTATGAAGTGACTGTCGAAAACTTTTTACGAATATTGACTGGGCGCCATGAAACAGCAGTTCCAAGGTCAAAACGACTACTAAGTGATGAAGGAAGTCATATACTTCTTTACATGACTGGGCATGGTGGGGATgagtttctaaaatttcaaGACTCAGAGGAGCTTCAAAGCCATGATTTAGCTGATGCAGTGAAACAAATGAAGGAAAAGCGCAGGTATCCTGATATCATATAACTAAGGAGTATTTAAGTCACATTTATTCCAATTATTTGCTTTCACAACATGGCCAAGAACTGGAGAAAATGGAGTTGCATAAATCATCTGCTTGTTTCTGTTATGGCTTCCAGATTTAAAGAGCTGCTGATAATGGTAGATACTTGCCAGGCAGCCACTCTATTTTCCCAGGTGAGTTATTGTTTCGGAAAGTGTTGCCTTTTGatcttgtgtgtgtgtgtgtgtgtgtgttttctaTAGAGTGTTGCAACTTATCTCTTTTTGTAAGCACTATGAGTGAACATCGACTTTCTAGCTATCCTAGTTGTAGTTCGTATACTAATGGGTCTGTTTAATGTTCGGCAGCTACAATCACCTGGTGTTTTGGCTATTGGAAGTAGCAAGAAAGGAGAGAATTCATATTCACATCACTTGGACTCTGACGTaagtattgatattttactGGCATCATGCTTAAGGGATGGTATTGGTATTTCTAGGAGATGTTATATTGCTATTACTTTTTATTCCTTGGGTAGTAAATGTACCTTCTTCAGGATTTATTGGTTTTGACTTTTATACTGTTTCTTCTTGCAGGTTGGTGTATCTGTTGTAGACCGATTTACATTTTATACTCTTGCCTTCTTTGAGAGGTTAAATATGTATGACAATGCCTCATTGAGCAGGTATACACCAATTTTGCAGGACCTtcttattttggattttttgctTTAGGATGAAATTCCAGTTTGGCCTATGATGTCTCCACTACTGATAATAACTTTTGGGTTGACCCACTTCATTTTGCAGTCTTTTCACTTCGTACAATCCAAATACACTGATGTCAACTGCATATTATCGAACTGATTTATACCAACGACGATTGGAGGAGGTATATAGAATATAGATACTGGTTTTCTATGTGTTTGTTCTTTTGGTTTTACTAGCATCGAGTGTGATATTATTCCATCTTCATTTAACGTGCATGTTGAATGCTGTATATTTGTTATGGTGGCCTTTTTCTAATCTACaagtttaaattataaaagtcCTTAGAGGAACTTGCaggatttggtgtatataAATCTTGATTTGGATTTTTCAGAATATGCCCCCACCCTCTTACTATCTAAAATTAGATGAATTATGCATGACAGCCTACGAGGACAAGTATCTTTGTGGTCAAAATGCTATTATAGACATtcaaataactttttttgCCCCACCTGCTGATGTAGGTACCAGTGACCAACTTCTTTGGTTCTGTCATGGAAACCATCCAAACGGATTCACCTTATCGGGCCTTCTCAAACCGATACTACAGGAAATCTAAAACTGAGATGCCTTCGGATCAATCTGGTGGGGGTAACCGACGAGCATTAGAAGATTCAGACATTCTAGAAGAATTGGCTGACTCTAAACTAAATGTGAGACCTCTACAATCTACATACTTACTGGTGCACGAAGGCTGAATTTTACTCTTATTGTTTTACCACCATAATTTTACTGAAAAGGAGGGATTTGTGTTGCAGGCTAAACAAGTTGGTTGCCcatttacacacacttggaaTACAATTCTGGGCCGGATGGAAAAGATTACACAAATAGATAATTTAGTTAACTGTGGTGTAGCATTGATGTTCCCAATTGTTGCCCTTTCATCTTGGCTTTCGCACTGAAGGTAAGAAACACCATATACCGACCACCCGTTCAGGGAACATTTTCTTTGAATGCCATATTGCACCACTTT is drawn from Salvia hispanica cultivar TCC Black 2014 chromosome 6, UniMelb_Shisp_WGS_1.0, whole genome shotgun sequence and contains these coding sequences:
- the LOC125192653 gene encoding putative GPI-anchor transamidase, whose amino-acid sequence is MATSFKFKPLTISILLLFLYNAIASSASGSSSTTMHTNNWAILVCTSRFWFNYRHMANTLSLYRTVKRLGIPDERIILMLADDMACNARNKYPAQVFNNENHRLNLYGDNVEVDYRGYEVTVENFLRILTGRHETAVPRSKRLLSDEGSHILLYMTGHGGDEFLKFQDSEELQSHDLADAVKQMKEKRRFKELLIMVDTCQAATLFSQLQSPGVLAIGSSKKGENSYSHHLDSDVGVSVVDRFTFYTLAFFERLNMYDNASLSSLFTSYNPNTLMSTAYYRTDLYQRRLEEVPVTNFFGSVMETIQTDSPYRAFSNRYYRKSKTEMPSDQSGGGNRRALEDSDILEELADSKLNAKQVGCPFTHTWNTILGRMEKITQIDNLVNCGVALMFPIVALSSWLSH